In one window of Danaus plexippus chromosome 7, MEX_DaPlex, whole genome shotgun sequence DNA:
- the LOC116770926 gene encoding probable tubulin polyglutamylase ttll-15 produces the protein MTKAQTKQMLDKNEKISYNNNEKDITNNDKRRTDKDTNKNIFLLICIIGVSLAFLLEILNVRNRYEKVCKDDKKLYWVYSAYSDVENRKGLLKHVHLVLERIGYEKSTNKTPWTLLWSHDFPFRALYPNLHSLKPNQKVNHFPGTGFITNKVDLATSESKYIPRAFKLPRNKAEFVKYASLNKDAMFLEKHNQHRGVYLKNVTAIDSDSGESFVQEFIQRPFLVDGHKFDIGVYVVLTSVNPLRVYWYKGDVLFRYCPTKYYPFDANNLDKYVIGDDYLPTWEVPSLAQPYALGYSMKDAFDHYVKTKGLDTTRMWKDVQEAITEVFIKKEHHIVEALKNYPSQDNFFEMMRFDLVVDGNLKVYLLEANMSPNLSSAHFPPNQLLYEQVLYNLFSLVGLASNSDITDNNVRNMMSSQKNIAVYSEECNSICRDDCAVLDICKLCRPCLSTRLRSNLLNAHREYLHQGDFRRLFPPAMEPRESAGNVTKILNEANRLQYLWYQGKCNDDVSWCL, from the exons ATGACGAAGGCTCAG actAAACAAATGTTGGATAAAAACgagaaaatatcatataataataacgaaaaaGATATCACAAACAATGACAAGCGACGTACGGATAAggacacaaataaaaatatatttcttttaatatgtataataggAGTATCTTTGGCATTTCtattggaaatattaaatgtaaggaATAGATATGAAAAGGTATGTAAGGACGACAAAAAACTTTACTGGGTTTATTCTGCCTACAGTGATGttgaaaatagaaaaggtCTTTTGAAACATGTACATTTAGTATTAGAGAGAATTGGATATGAGAAAAGTACGAACAAAACGCCGTGGACGCTACTGTGGTCCCACGACTTCCCGTTCCGAGCACTCTATCCGAATCTGCACAGTTTGAAACCAAATCAGAAAGTTAATCACTTTCCTGGCACAGGATTCATAACAAACAAAGTCGATCTGGCGACTTCCGAGTCGAAATACATTCCGCGAGCGTTCAAGCTGCCGAGGAATAAAGCGGAGTTCGTTAAATACGCCAGTTTGAACAAAGATGCAATGTTTTTGGAAAAGCACAATCAGCATAGAGgtgtgtatttgaaaaacgtGACTGCAATAGACTCCGACAGTGGCGAAAGTTTCGTGCAAGAGTTCATACAAAGACCGTTCCTCGTGGATGGACACAAGTTCGACATTGGAGTGTACGTTGTTCTGACATCCGTTAATCCATTAAGAGTTTATTGGTATAAAGGAGATGTGTTGTTCAG gTATTGTCCAACGAAGTACTATCCATTTGATGCCAACAATCTCGATAAGTACGTCATCGGTGATGACTACCTTCCGACCTGGGAGGTGCCGTCCCTGGCACAGCCTTATGCACTCGGATACTCAATGAAAGACGCTTTCGATCATTACGTCAAAACCAAG GGTTTAGACACAACTCGCATGTGGAAGGATGTCCAGGAAGCAATCAccgaagtttttattaaaaaagaacatCACATAGTAGAGGCT ttAAAGAATTACCCATCGCAGGACAACTTCTTTGAAATGATGCGTTTTGATCTAGTTGTAGATGGGAATCTCAAGGTTTATCTACTGGAAGCCAACATGTCCCCCAACCTTAGCTCGGCACATTTCCCGCCGAACCAACTTTTGTATGAGCAGGTTCTATACAACCTATTCTCTCTGGTCGGCCTCGCTTCTAACAGTGATATTAc tGACAATAATGTGCGAAATATGATGTCGTCACAAAAGAACATAGCTGTATACAGCGAAGAATGCAATTCTATTTGTAGGGATGATTGTGCGGTATTGGACATTTGCAAACTTTGCAGACCCTGTCTAAGCACTAGATTGAGGTCCAACCTATTAAATGCACATAGGGAATATTTACATCAAGGAGATTTTAGAAGACTGTTTCCTCCGGCTATG GAACCTCGGGAGAGTGCGGGAAATGTAACGAAAATTCTGAACGAAGCGAACAGGCTGCAATATTTATGGTATCAAGGAAAATGTAACGATGACGTCAGTtggtgtttataa